The window TTCCTTCACTGCTCTTTTGAGACATGCTTCCATCCCACGGGTCAATCGGCCTCTGGGACCCTTGAAGCTCCGTGACAGGAAGGATCAGGCAACATGGACAATTCAGACGATCACAGGCACGGCACCCTCGTGTCCATCGGCCAGTATTTGACCCTGGAACTCCAGAGTCGATCAGCAACCCTGCTGGGTTTCAGCAAACAGTTGGACTGCCCAGAAGAACTCTTGCAGCAGATCCTGGAGGGCACCACCCCCCTCACCCCCGAAGTGGCCCTGAAGATTGAACGATGCTGGGGGATCAGCATGAAACTCTTGCTGGACTTACAGCACGAACACCAGCAGCACATGGCCAGCAGTCAGCGACCTGAGCAAGACCACACGTCCCAGGAGGTGAGGTGATGGGCCGGGGACCGAGCATTGATCCAGAGCGTCGCCTCTTGCTGGAACAGCAGGCGGGGCAGTTCACCGTGGAGCCCACGTTGCCTGCCGAGCATTTGCCCCAGGACCCACAGCAGTTGCAGCTTTCCCTGCTGCTGGACCAGCAACCCCGCATGGACCAGGTGGAAGCCCCAATGGAAGAGCAACTCGGCAAACTCCTGCACCAGGAACGGGTGGCCCTAAGGACCCTGTTGATGGGACGCCTGCGGGTGTGGATCGAACAGACACTCGGTTCAGGAGGTCTGACATGAACCTCTGCACGGATCTGTTTACTTCACAGCACCCGGGCATCCCCTTCACACCCCCTGCGGGCGGTACACTGGGTTCATGCCCCCCTCCCAGGTCAAAGACGGGCACCTGTCCATCTACCAGGTGCTTTCCAAAATGGGGTTTTCCCATCCGGGCAAAGTCTGGAAACATCTCCTGGCCCAGCACGGGCCGGATTTCGTTCTCCACACCCGCATGCAGTTCGACATGGCCGATGGCCGCAAGGGCCGCCTGGTTCCCGCCATCCGGCAAGAGGACCTGGGGAAACTCCTGGAACAGGTGCGGCAGATGAACCCTGAAATGCAGAGCCAGTGGTTTTTCTTGCCTGAAGAACAGCAGGTGATCGACTTCCTCATGGATGCTTTTGCCGATCAAGAGCCAGAAAGCCCTTGCATGGTGCAAGACGTGATGGTGGACCTCTTCTTCCACCGCTGCAAACTGGCGGTGGTTTTGGTGTCGGCGGCAGAACCCGAAACCCAACGGATCCAGAAGCTGCA is drawn from Deinococcus cellulosilyticus NBRC 106333 = KACC 11606 and contains these coding sequences:
- a CDS encoding helix-turn-helix transcriptional regulator, encoding MDNSDDHRHGTLVSIGQYLTLELQSRSATLLGFSKQLDCPEELLQQILEGTTPLTPEVALKIERCWGISMKLLLDLQHEHQQHMASSQRPEQDHTSQEVR